One Deinococcus sp. JMULE3 genomic window, ACGACGCCGATGGTGTACGCGGTGCTGGGCAGGATGCCCAGGGCGGTGGAGTAGGCGTACTGCGCGCCGGTCGGCACGCCCGCCGGAAACACGAGCCACGCGGCGTACCCGTTGCTCCCGGCGACCTCCGTGATGGCAGGGGCGCCGCCCCTGACCATGCTGGCGAGCGGCCCTTCGCTGAGTGGCGTCAGGTTCGGGGCGCTGAAATCGTAAGCGGCGACGAGCCCGGCCAAGGGGAGGCTCAGCGCAGCGGCCAGGACCGCCCGCGTCACCCGGTTACCACGGTCAGGGTCAGCGTGGTCGCGGCCGCCTGGGCGACATACGCGCCGGGGACGCCCGAGCGGAAGCGCACGCGGCCCTTGCGCCAGAGGTCGTTGGGCTCCAGGGTGATCGCCCGGTTGGCCGTGACCTTGAAGGTCAGGGCGTTCCCGAAGCGGTCGTACACCGGAAGCCACGTCGCGCCCCCGTCCGTGCTGTGCTCCAGGGACAGGTCGGCAGCGGACCAGTTCAGGCTGACGTCGATCATGGTGACGGTCTGCGTGTTGAGCAGGATCGGGTCGCTGGCGGTGCCGTTCGTCGGGATGTTCAGCACGATGATGGCCGGGATGTCCGGGTTGAGCTTGACCTGCAGCGTGCCCTGGAGGGCGTTGCGGATGGCGACCTGGGTGGCCTCGGTGCCCAGCAGGCCCACGGCCGTCTGGAGGGCGGTGAGGATGGTGTTTGCGGACGTTTGCAGGGCGCTGGTCGCCGCCCCGGCGGGCAGGGGCAGGGACGCGGCGCTGACGGGTTGCGCCTCAGTCTTGGCGGCCTGCGCGGCCAGCAGCACGCGGATCTGCTCGTCCTTCGCCAGGATCTCGGTGAGCTTCGAGAGGACGTTGTCGTCCTTCAGACCCAGACTGCCGAGCAGGGTCTCGATGCCGTCAGTGTTGCTGTTCAGGCTCCCGAGTAGGGTCTCGACGCCGTCGTTGTAGCTGGTCAACTGGGTCAGCAGCGTGTTGGACTGCTGCGCGAACACTTCCAGGCCGTCCGTGTTGCCGCTCATCACCTGCAGGGCGCTCACGGCCAGGAGGACCTGCGCCAGGATCTCCTGCTGCGTCGCCTCGCGGGCGCTGTCCGGGTCGCTGGTCGCGCCGGGCGGGAACGCGACGGGCAGGGGATTGTTCGCGCCCAGCATGCGCGCCTGCCCGTCCACGCCTTCGAGCGCCAGGGCAACCGCGCCGCTTTTCCAGAGGTTCAGGGCGTTCCGGGGTGGGACTTCACTCATCGGGTCTCCTCTCCGGCTGCAAGGGAAGGCCCCCACCGCGCCGGACGACGGTGGGGGCCAGAACGAGACGAGGTGCGATCAGACGGGTGGGCCACCCGCGCTTTCCAGCGCCATGGGTGTCCCGTACCACTCCCCCTGGTGGAACACGCGCAGCACCGGCACCTGCCCGGCCTCCAGGACCAGTTCCGTGTGTCCCTCGCGGAACGCGTACCCTGACGGTCTCCGCACCACTGGCATGGCCGCCGGGCCGATCGGACCCGGCGCGGCCACCACCGGCGTCGGCGTCAGGTTCGCGCCCACCAGCACGCCGGGGAGCACCACGCCGTTTTCGTCCCGCACCTCCGCGCTCAACGTCGAGATCACCGCCCCGTTCGCGCTGGGCAGGCTGATCGGCGGGGTCAGCGTGACGCGCACATGGTCGCCGTTGTGCCCGAACAGGAACGGCGGCGTGTGGATGAGCGCGAAGCCATTTTCTTCCGTCACGCCGGTCACCTCGATGGGGATCGCCGCACGCATGGTCAGCACCTCCACCTGCACGTTCTGGGCGCTCAGGCCAGTGGCGCCCTGAAGGGAGAGGCCGACGTAGCTGCCCGGGCCGGTCAGGTCGGCGGTCGGGGTGAGAAGCACCCGGCTGACCAGTGCGGGGGTGGTCGAGCCGGGCAGCTGAATACCGGCGTAGTGGGCGTCGCTCAGTGCGCCCGCGGCGGGGGCCGCGCCACCCCCACTGCTCTGCTCCAGGGCGGTGAGGCGGGCGGCGTGGGCCAGGAACTGCTGTTTGGTGGGGTAGGGTCCGGCAGGCATCAGAGGCTCCTTTCGACGGTTTCGAAACCGTCCGGGTCGGGGGTGGCGGTGGCGTTCGTGATGAGTTCGAAGCCGTCAGGATCGGCGGCGGTTTCACCTTCAGGAATGGTTTCGAAGCCTTCCGGGTCGGTCTGCACGGTGAAGCCGGGGCCGCTGCCGCCGCCCGGTACGGGCTGACTGCGGGCGCGCAGGACCGCGACCGCGCCGCTGTCGTCCGCGCGGGTCAGGCGCAGCACCCCGGCAGGCAGCACGAACGGGAACGCGACGGGTGCCCAGGTGCTGCCGTCGCTGGCGTGCTCCACGAGGACGGCCGGGCCGTCCACGCCGAGCAGTTCGGACCCGATCAGGCTGCCCGGGCCGGGGTTCAGCGGGATCAGCAGGCCGCCGTCCGGGGTGGCGTCCCCGAGCAGCAGTGGCACGGCCACCGCGCCGACCAGCTCGCCGGGCTGGCCGTCCACACCGTCACGCCCGGCGGGTCCCTGGATGCCCTGCGGACCCTGTGGTCCCTGTTCGCCCTGCGGGCCGGGTGCGCCGAGCAGTTGCATGGCGTCCACGTACACGCCACCGGTCTTCCGGCTGATCGTGCCGGTGGTCGAGTCCGCCCACACGTCGCCGTCGCTGCCCACGCTGTCGTCCGGGGGGCCAGGGGCGAAGCGCCACTCGCCGCCCAGGCGGATGCCGCCCGACGAGTTGGCCGTGCCGGTGCTCAGGTCGGCGGTGCCGTCCCCGCTCCGGATTGCGAGGTTGTCCACGTACAGCGTGATGTTCGGCGGCGGGCCGTCCGCCTGCACCTGCCGGACGATCACGCTCAGTTCCGCGCCGCCCGCGTACTCCGCGAGGAAATCGCTGGGGAGCGCGAGGTCGAACGCCTGCTCACCCTCCTGCAGTTGCAGGCGTCCCTGCGCCGCGTCGATGGTGAGGTGGAGCCGCTCCCAGGTGTTCGGCGCGAGCAGCCGGTCGGGCAGGCCGGAGAGCGGATTCCCCTCGGCGTTCTGGGCGTACCCGTACGAGAGGAGGCCGTTCGCCCAGCGCAGCAGCCGCCGCGTGCCCGCCTCGCCGCTCGTGGGGACCAGGGCGAGGAGGTCGAAGCCCACCGCGAGGTACGTGCTGGCGGCTGTGGTCTGCCAGGTGTACTTCCAGTCGAGCTGCAGCTGGAGGTCCGCGCTGGACCAGACGCTCTGGCCGATGGTGGCGCGCAGGACGCCTGCGGGCTGCTGAACACCGATGGACTGGACGCCGTACGCGAGCGGGCCGAATTTCAGCTGGCCGCTGGCGAGCGTGACGCCGTTCGTGGCGGTGTAGTCCGGCCCGAGGAACGTCCGGTCGAACTGATCCGTCCACGTCCAGAGGGCAGGGTCGGGCGGGGTGGGGGGTGGGGTGGTCATGGGCCTCCGGAGAGCGAGAGGAGCAGCTGCATGAGCTGCCCGCCGCGCAGGTCGAGCGTGAACGTCAGGGGAGCGTTCGGGGCGGTGAACAGCGGCGTGAGCACGGCCAGCGGGTACACGCCGCGCGGGTACCGCCCGGCGGCGTTCAGGCGGGCGTAGGGACCCAGGGGCCAGAGGTCGGCGGGCTGGTCGTCGATCAGCCAGGGTCGGGGCGGGAGGGTGCCGCGTGCGGTCAGGACGCGTGTGAAGGGCTGATCGAGGAGCGGTGGTCCGGGTGGGTAGGTGACGCGGAGCTTGCCGAGCACCTTGCGGCGGTCGTCGATCTCGTCGGTCCACCCGGCTGGGCTGTACGCGCTTCTCCGCGCCAGGATCTCCAGCGCGGCCGGGGCGTCCACCCACGCCTGCGCCTGGGCGTCCCAGCGCTGCACGAGGGTGGGCTGGAGCCACGGGGCGTGCCCTCTGGGGAGGGGTTCGTCACGGTCGGGGCCGGGCACGCGGTCCACACTCGCCACGCCCAGCGGGGGCGGCGGCGGCTGACGGTCCGGCGGGAGGGGCGGCGCGGGGGGCGTGCGGGGCCGGGCGAGACGGGCTTCGCGCCAGTCCTCAGCGCGCGCGTCCCGCCACGGGTCGTGGTCACGCAGGACGTGGGCCATGGGGGTCTCCTGTTTGGTCAGGTTTCGATGAGTTCAGGGTCACGGGTCAGGGCTTCATGCGGCGGCCACGCGCTGAAGAGCGGGCCGCTGCGGGCGAAGCCGACCCAGTCCTGCGCGGGGATCTCCAGCGCCGAGAGCCACGTCGCGAGGGCAACGGCCTGCACGGTCGGGGCCTGACCGGGCGGGTCGGCGGGCGGGAGGTCGACGCGGGTGACCTGCCCGCCCGCCTCGATCAGCAGCACCGTCTGCCCGTGCGCGCCGCGGTACGCGGCCCAGCTGCCCGGACCGGGGATGCTCACGCTGTCCCCGACGTGCAGAGTGTCCAGGTCGCTCAGGTGGGCGTGATCGGCGGTGAGTGGGCCCTCGATGCGGACGCGGCCGTCCGGGCTGAGCCAGCGCGGCCCGGTGGGCTGCGGCAGCGTCGGCTCGGAAACCCCGTCCGTGGCGTACGCGAACTTCACCGGGTCGCTGTACGCGTACACCACCGGGTCGCCCGGCACGCCGCTGTGCACGGGCAGATCCCGCAGTTCGTGCAGGGCGAACGGCCACGCGTCCGCCTCGTTCGTGGCGTCCGGGTCGACGGGCGGGTACCAGTTCTGGTTGATGATCACCGTTCGCCAGTGCTGCGCCGTTCCGAGGGTGACGAGTCCCTGGATGGCGTACTCGAGGCGGGTGCCGCTGAGCGGCGCCGTCTGCTGCACCCGCTGGGCACGCAGGCGCAGCAGCGCGGGCTCCTGCAGGGGGGATGACGCGTCCGGTCGCCAGAGGAACTTCACGAGCGTGCTGCCGTTCGCGCGGGTGCGGGTGTCGCGCGTGCCGGTTTCCTCGCCCGTGGCGTAGGACAGGGTGCGGTCCCGCAGGATGCCGAAGCGTCGCCCGACCAGACTGCCAGCCATCTGGGTACTCAACTCCACCTCCCACTGGCCACCGCGTTGCAGGGCGTACTCCCACCAGCGGGCGTTCACGGTGAACAGCTCGCCTGGCGCCTGATCGCGGATGACGGCGTCCCCGGTGATGACCGTGGCGAGGTGCAGGACGCGGGCCTGATGGTCGGCGAGGGTGGGGACGTCCAGGCGGCGGATCTCGCCACTGTCGAGGGTGACGCGGCTGAAACTGTCAGCAGTCCCAGTCTGGGGGACCGGGTGGCCGTCCGGTCCGGTCTGCGGGACGTGCGGCATGCCGAAGTTCGACGGGCGCTGCCCGGTGGCGTAGGCGGGCAGGTGGGGGACGTCCGGCGCGTCGTCCGGCGTGAAGCTGGGTCGGCGCGGCTGGTGCAGGGTGCGCTGGTCGACGTGATGCACCCCGTCGAAACACACCCGGACCCGTGCGCCCGGGCGGGGGAACGATCCGGCGGTCAGCTGCCCCCGCACCGCCTGCCCGGTGTCGAGGCGCACCGTGACCGCTCCGGGGTGCGCGGCCACCACGATCCCCTCGACACAACGGCCGGGCGGCAGATCCTGCCGACAGCAGCAGCCGTCCAGCCATTCGAGGAACTCGGCCCAGGTCCACTCAGTCACGGCGGACGTCCTTCACGCGCCGCTGCCCGCCGGTGCCTTCGAGCGTGACCTGATCGCCGGGCGCGACCGTGCTGGGCGCCGGGTGGTCAACCCGCACCGCCAGGACCCGTCCGGGCGTGCCGCTCAGCCGGACGATCAGGCCTCCGGCGACGCGCAGCAGGACGAGGCCGCGCTGGTCATTCACGTCGGATCTCCACGGTTTCGACCTCCAGGGTGTGCGTGTGGCCCTGCCCGCGGGCCGTGACGAGGCGGATCACGCCCAGCCCGGCCAGGGCGAGGCCGGGGCGCAGGCGGGCGGCCTGCGGGGTCTGCACGGTGCGGATCACGCGGGGCTGGTAGTCGCGGTTCAGCAGGCCCACCAGTGTCCCGGCGCGGTCCTGATCGCGGACCGCGTCGAGCGTTACTGCGATCTCCGGGGCGGGCCCGTCGGCGTTCTCGGCGACGGCGATCTGCGGGTCGCGGAGGTACGTGACGCGGGGCCAGGGCAGACCGCTGATGCTTCCCGCGCCAGCGCCACCCGTCTTGCCGGTCGCCTGGGCGTCCACGTCGGGCACCTCGTCGCGCAGGGTGGGCGGGGCGTTCTCAGTGAGTTCCACGCTGTGCTCCAGCACGCCGACGCGCCGCTCGGTCTTGACGATCTCCCCGACGTCCATGTCCCGCACCGGGAGTTTCTGCGGTCCGGTGCGGGTGCGGGTGTACAGCCACAGGCCCGCCCCGGTGGGTTTGTACGTTTCGGCGGTGGTGTACTCCTCGACGGTCAGCGCGACGGGGGGCGGCGCGGTGGTGGGGTCGTCGAGGCCGGTCTGTCCGAGTTCCCCGGCGCGGCTTTCCACGGTGATCCGTTCGCGCAGCCAGCTGCCCTGCGGACTCCAGACGTTCCGGACGCGGGTGCTTTCGCGGCCCAGCAGGTCCCCCTGGACCGCGCCGGGCACCAGGGCGGCGAGGTCGGCGGGGAT contains:
- a CDS encoding collagen-like protein encodes the protein MTTPPPTPPDPALWTWTDQFDRTFLGPDYTATNGVTLASGQLKFGPLAYGVQSIGVQQPAGVLRATIGQSVWSSADLQLQLDWKYTWQTTAASTYLAVGFDLLALVPTSGEAGTRRLLRWANGLLSYGYAQNAEGNPLSGLPDRLLAPNTWERLHLTIDAAQGRLQLQEGEQAFDLALPSDFLAEYAGGAELSVIVRQVQADGPPPNITLYVDNLAIRSGDGTADLSTGTANSSGGIRLGGEWRFAPGPPDDSVGSDGDVWADSTTGTISRKTGGVYVDAMQLLGAPGPQGEQGPQGPQGIQGPAGRDGVDGQPGELVGAVAVPLLLGDATPDGGLLIPLNPGPGSLIGSELLGVDGPAVLVEHASDGSTWAPVAFPFVLPAGVLRLTRADDSGAVAVLRARSQPVPGGGSGPGFTVQTDPEGFETIPEGETAADPDGFELITNATATPDPDGFETVERSL